CGTGCAATCTGTGCCTGTCGCGACTGATTTTTTGTTGGACGACAATAATGACTTTAGAGGACTGCGCAACCCAACTCAGCAaaccctgggtacgcgcctggcgcccgtttctcaaaacaccagagaattctcgggcccgaaaactttatcTTGCATTTTTGCCCAAAATTTTGCATGTTTCCCTTTTTgagaaccgctttcatgttttagaacagtttgaacttcctcttggttcatattccaaatgattacgctcaatagggctattttcatagttttgcagaagccagaaagttacccgaaaagtctcgggtgactgcgaggtcccgagaactttcttaatatttaagccatgtgaatttGGGGCCAGAGAAGTtcgggaaagatcaaaatctataaatctatAATCTCTCTTAAAGAGAATCATCCTTTACATAgatctttgtggtaaaatacgatgtttgacgatatttcaacacattataataccataaattttatagaaattagccagcatttcaaattttaggaataaatcgttttcgggcccgagaattctcgggtgttttgagaaacgagcCCCAGATGTGTATTACTGATTAGTGCGACAGGGTTTGTATGATGGTTTTACATCAGTGTAccataaaatttaaaaaaatgtctagTAGCCTGTTTAGAGAAAGTCTACTATTCAGAGAAACGCAAACTCTGTAATAGTTTAATCAAAAAGGACGGCCGTCCACAACCTGTTTTCGGAATTTTACGAAATTCAAAAAACTTAGAGCCGTTGTTAGCAACACCAttgttttaaagaaatttcagAATAACAATCTAAACGCAAAGTTTTATAGTTTTATGCTTTAATTAACTATTTCGATCTAAAATATCGCACAAGGTTTCTATAGCACACATTTCACCTTGAATGGCCTTGATCTTGACCGGATCGAGAACTTCGTGTCCTCGCGCGCCGGACACGTTAGAAGCTGCCATCTCCTCGCGCGTGAAGAGTGCGTCCATGAGGTTGAGCGCGAGCTTGACAGGGTTACCTCCAGCACTCTCCGCCTGCATGATAGTCTTGGGCTCACCACTATACCACACGCGGGACCGCGGGTCGGCGCGGTCACCAAGCCAACATCCCCGGATGAGCGAGACAGGCCCAATGCCTGTGGGTGCAGGGCAGAGTGTTATAAGTCGGATGCCATTACTTTGATCTTAATTTGTCATGAAGAAAATACACATCTTAATGTCCTAGTGTTTTTTAGTATTCGCAATACTCGAACAAATCAGCGATCATGAGAACGCTCGACTATGCTTGTATCTTAACTAAATTGTCCGACATCGCTGTTAGTTTCACATCTCCATCCAGATTGCTTTACAGAATGGCAAAACGTTGTCGTTAGCCAGCGAAGGCGTTACGTTTCCGTAAGACGTTAACACTATTACTAGGGATTGTATTACATCATGACAAAAAAATGCGTTATCGTCCAGCGTGACGTTGttatgggatacctgtgagAGCATTACTTCAATACTAAAGATTGTGTGACCATCTAGTGTGTCGTTATTTTTGACACACCTGTGGGTGCGTTACGTCGCGACTAAGGATTGCGTTACCGTTTAGCACGACGTCACCGTGACATCTGTGGATGCGTTACTTTAAAAATTGTGTGACCGTCTTGTGTGACGTTATTTTGAGACATCTGTGGTTGCGTTAGATCGTGACTAACGATTGCATTACCGTCTAGCGTGACGTTCCCATTAGCCAGGTCCTGTACGGTGGCCTCCGTTGAGCTGCACTTGTCTTCGGATGCGATGATCAAAGGAAAGGTGGTGTTGGGTCCTACGTCAAGCACACTGATGTCTAGCAGCTGTTGCGCGGCGTTGCCGGTTGATTGTGGCATTCCACCAGACCAACCATTTGTCCCCTTCTTAAACACAACAAAACCCCATTCAACATGTGAGAATACGAAGTAGCACAAAATACTACTTCACTGAAGGGATAGCCATCTCAACAGGTGCTAGTTGCGTGAAAGACGGAAAAGCCGAACTTAGTTAGCCGAGCAGTTAGTTGCGAGGCGATAGCGAGCAGATTGTAATATCTCTATTTTTGTCCGAGTGTACGTCCGATAGGACGCTTTTTATGGGGCGCTTTTTAGAGCCTGTTTCGCAGGCTACTAAAGGGATTGCGCGTATTGCCATTGAAATATAGCCAAGAACCTTCCCAAAATTAGTTAGACAGCCATCAATCAAATTATCCAAAGCCTGTGTCTTACACTGTTATTTTCGTAAATCAATAAAGCTCTACGCCACTGATATGTGACGTACTTAGATACGTGATTTAACATACCGGCTTCTACAAGAGCGCACGAGACATGGCTATTAATATATTGTTTACAAGTAATAGGAAGGGGGCAAAAGGGGGGCACCTGTGACAGTGACGATATATTGGGCGTGACAGAGAAAGCGTTGGCCGTGGATGGGTACAATTCACAGGGTGTGGCAGGCGTTTCCGGTGAACTTGCGGGAGAGGGCGAATTAGCATCAATCTAAAATCCAAAGCAAAGATTGAGTGAAAGATCATAAAAGCCAGGCATAGTATTTGTATCATGGAACTATATTTAGCTGAGCTCTAGGGTCGGTATTAAGAAAATACACACTATCTAACACTCAATTGCAGGGGAGGGGCATGTGGTTTGTGGTATGCCCCTATCCTCAAATAATTTTGGAAGTCCGCCAACCACTGTTTTCCATCTGTTAGTTTTGTAAAGAGAACCAGTCCCTCCCCCATTTAGCAGCGCTACGACATTGCTAGACCCACCATTCGCTCAACTTTGACGTCGTTCTCTTTGTGACTCGAAGATAGTATCATATCAACCTTGTTCCCTAAGGCATGTAGCACTTTTTCAATCTCCTCGAGTTTCTTCTGGGTCATCTGGAATTGTCGACCAGCTGATGTCTACAAAAACATCGTTTAAAGAACATTCTTTGGTTTGTGTTCACATGGCAAATATAATTACAGGTCGTAGCCTACAGGTGGGCTACAATATACAGGCAGCCACCGTAAATTTGTCAATAATAATACCGTCGATATAAAACCTCCCCATTACACACCATATCCAGATGGCAGCACTGACTATCGTGAACAAAAACTCGTTATCTTTTTAATGAACAACCTCGAAAGTGCAAGGAACCTCAAGATGTATTAAAAGAGTGTAAAGGAAAGGCTTTGAAGcaacctcccctccctcctccaTCACATCTCGAATTTTGCTTTGCAAGTTCTGTTGATaataaaggattttttttaatctaacAATATAATCAGAAGGAGATTCAGCTACATAAACAAAGTATTTGGTGGAACATTTTTGCGGTTTAAAAGTTTCAGACtttcaaaattttcaaaatcgtACCGTTAAAAAATCGATCAATGTTTAAAGGTGGAGAAGACATTGATTTATTCAAAACAATGTAAAACCTAGCAAGCCCTTCTTGCCCTTTGCTGAAAGCCTGCCTAACAACCACTACCTCACACTCCAGAAAGACTGCTAGCCAATCAAAAGAGCTGCCTTATTCTACATACCTTGGATAAGTGATGTGATAGGAGCAATGATTCATCTGTCTGTGTGTACACATCTAGCTGAAGGACAGACCGGTTCTTGGTGATAGACTACCACAGGGATCGACATTTAAATCAAATAAGGATATAGAATTTCATTATTCCAGATTGGCCATTATCATAGAGGTACATTGTACATGGATTTGACTCACCACCAACACGTCTACCCTAGTCACAGGTCCAGGGGTAATGGGTGTGGACTGCActctttcaaacaaaaatcttGTTTGCCAAAATTAGTGTGTGGTAAGGTAACCTTTAATGTTTGTAATTTTAAATTAACTTGATAGTCACATAAAGTAAGCTACAAGGTTCCACTAAAGCACCACGTCttcacaccccctccccattcTCAACCCTCCTCATCCTTACCCATGCCTTACCCTTACCCCCCCACTTATTGTTACCCCCCAAACCCCAATTCTTAGATAAGCCTTACCCTTAGCCCCACCCCCTTATCCttaaccccaccccccaactCATCCTAACCCCTCCTATCGTCATCCTTATCCCCCACCACACCCTTACCCCCTCCTCATCTTCATCATTGCCCCCTCCTCTTTATCTTTTCCCCATCTTATACATCtcatcccacccctccctcccactcTCATCCTCACACCACCTCATCCTCACAACTTCTCATCCTCACTCCTCCTCACACCTCCTCATTCCACACCTCCTCATCTTCACACCTCCTCATTCTCACACCTCATCCTCACACCTCCTCATCCTCACACCTTCTCATCCTCACACCTTCTCATCCTCAAACCTCCTCATCCTCACACCTCCTATCCTCATACCTCCTCATCCTCACACCTCCTCATTCTCACACCTCATTCCTACACCTTCTCATCCTCATACCTCATCATCCTCACACCTCCTTATTCTCACACCTCATCCACACACCTCCTCATCCTCACACCTTATCCTCACAACTCCTCATCCTCACACCTCCTCATCCTCACACCTTCTCATCCTCACACCTCATTCCTACACCTTCTCATCCTCATACCTCATCATCCTCACACCTCCTTATTCTCACACCTCATCCACACACCTCCTCATCCTCACACCTTATCCTCACAACTCCTCATCCTCACACCTCCTCATCCTCACACCTTCTCATCCTCACACCTCATCATCCACACACTTCCTCATTCTTACACCTCATTCCCACACTTTATTATCACACCTCATTCTCACTCCTCATCCTCACACCTCATTCTCACATCTCATCCTCACACCTCCTCGTCCTCACACCTCATCCTCACACCTCCTCACCCTCACACCTCCTCACCCTCACACCTCCTCACCCTCACACCTCCTCATCCTCACACCTCCTCATCCTCACACCTCCTCATCCTCACACCTCCTCATCCTCACACCTTCTCATCCTCACACCTCCTCCTCATCCACACACCTCCTCATCCTCACACCTTCTCATCCTCACACCTCCTCATCCTCACACCTCCTTATCCTCACACCTTCTCATCCTCACACCTCATCATCCTCACACCTAATTCTTACACCTTCTCATCCTCACACCTCATCTTCACACCTCCTCATCCTCACACCTCCTCATCCTCAAACCTCCTCATCCACACACTTCCTCATTCTTACACCTCATTCCCACACTTTATTATCACACCTCATTCTCACTCCTCATCCTCACACCTCATTCTCACATCTCATCCTCACACCTCCTCGTCCTCACACCTCATCCTCACATCTCCTCACCCTCACACCTCCTCACCCTCACACCTCCTCATCCTCACACCTCCTCATCCTCACACCTCCTCATCCTCACACCTTCTCATCCTCACACCTCCTCCTCATCCACACACCTCCTCATCCTCACACCTTCTCATCCTCAAACCTCCTCATCCTCACACCTCCTAATCCTCACACCTTCTCATCCTCACACCTCATCATCCTCACACCTAATTCTTACACCTTCTCATCCTCACACCTCATCTTCACACCTCCTCATCCTCACACCTCCTCATCCTCACACCTCCTCATCCTCACACCTTCTCATCCTCACACCTCATCATCCACACACTTCCTCATTCTTACACCTCATTCCCACACTTTATTATCACACCTCATTCTCACTCCTCATCCTCACACCTCATTCTCACATCTCATCCTCACACCTCCTCGTCCTCACACCTCATCCTCACACCTCCTCACCCTCACACCTCCTCACCCTCACACCTCCTCACCCTCACACCTCCTCATCCTCACACCTCCTCATCCTCACACCTCCTCATCCTCACACCTCCTCATCCTCACACCTTCTCATCCTCACACCTCCTCCTCATCCACACACCTCCTCATCCTCACACCTTCTCATCCTCACACCTCCTCATCCTCACACCTCCTTATCCTCACACCTTCTCATCCTCACACCTCATCATCCTCACACCTAATTCTTACACCTTCTCATCCTCACACCTCATCTTCACACCTCCTCATCCTCACACCTCCTCATCCTCAAACCTCCTCATCCACACACTTCCTCATTCTTACACCTCATTCCCACACTTTATTATCACACCTCATTCTCACTCCTCATCCTCACACCTCATTCTCACATCTCATCCTCACACCTCCTCGTCCTCACACCTCATCCTCACATCTCCTCACCCTCACACCTCCTCACCCTCACACCTCCTCATCCTCACACCTCCTCATCCTCACACCTCCTCATCCTCACACCTTCTCATCCTCACACCTCCTCCTCATCCACACACCTCCTCATCCTCACACCTTCTCATCCTCAAACCTCCTCATCCTCACACCTCCTAATCCTCACACCTTCTCATCCTCACACCTCATCATCCTCACACCTAATTCTTACACCTTCTCATCCTCACACCTCATCTTCACACCTCCTCATCCTCACACCTCCTCATCCTCAAACCTCCTCATCCTAACACCTTCTCATCCTCACACCTCATCATCCTCACACCTCATCTTCACACCTCCTCATCCACACACCTCCTCATCCTCACACCTTATCCTCACAACTCCTCATCCTCACACCTCCTCATCCTCACACCTCATCATCCACACACTTCCTTATTCTTACACCTCATTCCCACACTTTATCATCACACCTCATTCTCACTCCTCGTCCACACACCTCCTCATCCTCACACCTTATC
The sequence above is a segment of the Nematostella vectensis chromosome 2, jaNemVect1.1, whole genome shotgun sequence genome. Coding sequences within it:
- the LOC116601565 gene encoding protein BANP isoform X2, yielding MEPWQYSALNAKFASLQQQLTRKPPPQSFSQGAINNCERVQGTPFVSMDSSQVRTGIKRKAEDVCPNELSITKNRSVLQLDVYTQTDESLLLSHHLSKNLQSKIRDVMEEGGEVASKPFLYTLLIHLEVPCTFETSAGRQFQMTQKKLEEIEKVLHALGNKVDMILSSSHKENDVKVERMIDANSPSPASSPETPATPCELYPSTANAFSVTPNISSLSQGTNGWSGGMPQSTGNAAQQLLDISVLDVGPNTTFPLIIASEDKCSSTEATVQDLANGNVTLDGIGPVSLIRGCWLGDRADPRSRVWYSGEPKTIMQAESAGGNPVKLALNLMDALFTREEMAASNVSGARGHEVLDPVKIKAIQAHVNFKFPLDSLKEDMRWHLLKPRIDSKCRAQRRQIREQACATESSTAGPMDSGHARKRGRPYKAVINAKVKDELLYGCGKSNAGLIEPESTSPRPRAPSYDETVAVYGETGDTMTQVVDIAAHAHNALGFASNSLQQHQ
- the LOC116601565 gene encoding protein BANP isoform X3, with amino-acid sequence MEPWQYSALNAKFASLQQQLTRKPPPQSFSQGAINNCERVQGTPFVSMDSSQVRTGIKRKAEDVCPNELLDVYTQTDESLLLSHHLSKNLQSKIRDVMEEGGEVASKPFLYTLLIHLEVPCTFETSAGRQFQMTQKKLEEIEKVLHALGNKVDMILSSSHKENDVKVERMIDANSPSPASSPETPATPCELYPSTANAFSVTPNISSLSQKGTNGWSGGMPQSTGNAAQQLLDISVLDVGPNTTFPLIIASEDKCSSTEATVQDLANGNVTLDGIGPVSLIRGCWLGDRADPRSRVWYSGEPKTIMQAESAGGNPVKLALNLMDALFTREEMAASNVSGARGHEVLDPVKIKAIQAHVNFKFPLDSLKEDMRWHLLKPRIDSKCRAQRRQIREQACATESSTAGPMDSGHARKRGRPYKAVINAKVKDELLYGCGKSNAGLIEPESTSPRPRAPSYDETVAVYGETGDTMTQVVDIAAHAHNALGFASNSLQQHQ
- the LOC116601565 gene encoding protein BANP isoform X1, which encodes MEPWQYSALNAKFASLQQQLTRKPPPQSFSQGAINNCERVQGTPFVSMDSSQVRTGIKRKAEDVCPNELSITKNRSVLQLDVYTQTDESLLLSHHLSKNLQSKIRDVMEEGGEVASKPFLYTLLIHLEVPCTFETSAGRQFQMTQKKLEEIEKVLHALGNKVDMILSSSHKENDVKVERMIDANSPSPASSPETPATPCELYPSTANAFSVTPNISSLSQKGTNGWSGGMPQSTGNAAQQLLDISVLDVGPNTTFPLIIASEDKCSSTEATVQDLANGNVTLDGIGPVSLIRGCWLGDRADPRSRVWYSGEPKTIMQAESAGGNPVKLALNLMDALFTREEMAASNVSGARGHEVLDPVKIKAIQAHVNFKFPLDSLKEDMRWHLLKPRIDSKCRAQRRQIREQACATESSTAGPMDSGHARKRGRPYKAVINAKVKDELLYGCGKSNAGLIEPESTSPRPRAPSYDETVAVYGETGDTMTQVVDIAAHAHNALGFASNSLQQHQ
- the LOC116601565 gene encoding protein BANP isoform X5 produces the protein MEPWQYSALNAKFASLQQQLTRKPPPQSFSQGAINNCERVQGTPFVSMDSSQVRTGIKRKAEDVCPNELLDVYTQTDESLLLSHHLSKTSAGRQFQMTQKKLEEIEKVLHALGNKVDMILSSSHKENDVKVERMIDANSPSPASSPETPATPCELYPSTANAFSVTPNISSLSQKGTNGWSGGMPQSTGNAAQQLLDISVLDVGPNTTFPLIIASEDKCSSTEATVQDLANGNVTLDGIGPVSLIRGCWLGDRADPRSRVWYSGEPKTIMQAESAGGNPVKLALNLMDALFTREEMAASNVSGARGHEVLDPVKIKAIQAHVNFKFPLDSLKEDMRWHLLKPRIDSKCRAQRRQIREQACATESSTAGPMDSGHARKRGRPYKAVINAKVKDELLYGCGKSNAGLIEPESTSPRPRAPSYDETVAVYGETGDTMTQVVDIAAHAHNALGFASNSLQQHQ
- the LOC116601565 gene encoding protein BANP isoform X4, giving the protein MEPWQYSALNAKFASLQQQLTRKPPPQSFSQGAINNCERVQGTPFVSMDSSQVRTGIKRKAEDVCPNELSITKNRSVLQLDVYTQTDESLLLSHHLSKTSAGRQFQMTQKKLEEIEKVLHALGNKVDMILSSSHKENDVKVERMIDANSPSPASSPETPATPCELYPSTANAFSVTPNISSLSQKGTNGWSGGMPQSTGNAAQQLLDISVLDVGPNTTFPLIIASEDKCSSTEATVQDLANGNVTLDGIGPVSLIRGCWLGDRADPRSRVWYSGEPKTIMQAESAGGNPVKLALNLMDALFTREEMAASNVSGARGHEVLDPVKIKAIQAHVNFKFPLDSLKEDMRWHLLKPRIDSKCRAQRRQIREQACATESSTAGPMDSGHARKRGRPYKAVINAKVKDELLYGCGKSNAGLIEPESTSPRPRAPSYDETVAVYGETGDTMTQVVDIAAHAHNALGFASNSLQQHQ